CGCCACGGTTTCCAGTACAGCCACGTCGTTTCCAGTGGTGAGGCCACGGCCGTGCTGTGTCCGCGCTTGACGAAGAAGTCCATGACATCTCGCGCGATGGTGATGTCTCCCGAGACGCGGGCGTGCTTGAGCGGTTTGGTAGGAGCGTAGAAGGCGATGCGCATGTTCTGTCGTCCTGATTCCGTGTTGCTGCGGCCCCGGTGGGTCCTATCGGGCTGTGCCATGCTCCGCGCTTTCGCGGGTGTGATGCCGTCCGGTGGACTGCGCGGGTTATCTCATACCCATGTGAACCCTATACGCTTTTTGCGTGGGAATGCCAGAGGAAGGGGTGTGGGAATGCGATCCGGATTTTGCACGGCGCAACGCGTCACGATGACTGGTGACGTTGCCGCGATACGATTTTTTGCGTGTTGGACCGCGAGGTGAGTTGAAGGTGCCGCTACGTGAGGGAAAGCAGGAGCGGAGCGAGGCGCTCGGGAGCGATGAGCGGGGCGCTGGCCGTGGTGACGAGTGGCGCATCAACGACGCGTACTCCGAGGTGTTCCAGACTCTGCGCGTCGATGCCGCCGGGGTACTGTCCCGCATGCCCATCGACGAGGACGAGATTCAGAAGTCTGTCGGCTGGCGTGTCCGGTGCGGTGTCCCTGCGCAGCTCGGTCAGCAGGCGGCGGGTTTCCTCTGCGACGGAGAGCGTGCGGGATTCCGGATCGTTGCCCATATTCGGGATGAAAATCTTGGGGCATTCGGCGTCGAGGATGGCGCGGCCGATGCCTTGGGGCAGCAGGTTGGCCATGAGGCTCGAATAGAAGCTGCCCATGGGATAGCAGATGAGTTCCGCGTCTCGGATGAGGGCGAGGATGTTGTCTGGGGCCGATGCCGCGATGGGGGTGGGATCCTCTGGGGTGGCGGTGAGGTGCACGCCGGTGATGGGCGAGGCGGGTGGCGGGGTTTCCTTGCCGGTGATGCGGTGTTGGCCTAGCAGTGTTTCGCCGTTGGCCAGTCGGGCGGCGAGATGCAGGCTGCCGTTCAGGACCGGATGGACCTCGCCCCGGACCTGTACGAGCTTCGAGAAGATGTAGATCACCGGCGACATCTGGCGGTTGTTTTCGAGATAGCCCGCCGTGAGCACGAGGTTGCCGATGCTGGCTCCGCGCAGGTCGAAGGTGTCGGGCATGCGCCGCAGGAACGTCGAGAGGTAGTGGCGGATGATGTGGTGCATGGGGTCTGGAACGCCCGCCACGAGGGGGTGTTCGCCGCGCTGCATGCGCGCCAGTTCGTGCAGCAGTTCTTCCTGCGGCGCGTCGAGGGGAAAGCGGTGCGCGAAGAGCGCGAAGATTTCCGGATTGCCGTGCAGGCTCTGGTCCGCAAGGGCCATCAGCCGATTTC
The sequence above is drawn from the Desulfobaculum xiamenense genome and encodes:
- a CDS encoding GAK system CofD-like protein, giving the protein MSDRTHEQHALRVHIARRATLPDPVKLARYEKSPELGPRVLFFSGGSALRGLSREIIRYTYNSIHIITPFDSGGSSAKLRTAFDMPAIGDVRNRLMALADQSLHGNPEIFALFAHRFPLDAPQEELLHELARMQRGEHPLVAGVPDPMHHIIRHYLSTFLRRMPDTFDLRGASIGNLVLTAGYLENNRQMSPVIYIFSKLVQVRGEVHPVLNGSLHLAARLANGETLLGQHRITGKETPPPASPITGVHLTATPEDPTPIAASAPDNILALIRDAELICYPMGSFYSSLMANLLPQGIGRAILDAECPKIFIPNMGNDPESRTLSVAEETRRLLTELRRDTAPDTPADRLLNLVLVDGHAGQYPGGIDAQSLEHLGVRVVDAPLVTTASAPLIAPERLAPLLLSLT